In Luteolibacter arcticus, a genomic segment contains:
- a CDS encoding autotransporter-associated beta strand repeat-containing protein yields MKTRPIVSTAITACLLATAARAAIYPYAEYHLGEAGSLGSSNKPQDDTGNGRHFSDDISGGDAGTGNAAFHPNATGSTAFLDTSNPGNQGWYSGNMYASLPTDNFAFGIFARAAENTDETRADVFTLGNEAGSHKLTLEGNGWSASAHNVNWIAPPGGVPDSFQANTWVHLALVRKSGVTTFYVNGVANGTFSGAAVHASPHLSVSPGGGSYFDGHLDEARIVHFTSDETAEEIIAALQGGVVPTSFVELGPNARFRAANLSTDEASEFRLGGLVQDNVEITGPDGLSVSAGTAPKHIIHISQEGEIPVGSYPLISYTGTIGGLGFAGLELAPLPGRITGTLVNNTEDSTIDLVVDTSEPGDLVWTATGSNTWNQTNSNWFFTGTSTPAQFFPGDTVRFDETSSNKSVVVGATLTPSTVYVTGPDNYSFSGAGIGGSAGLDITGGSTVTFTNANTHSGPIYIDGSNVVIGNGGTVGTFGTGATSLNGNLLVNRSGTITMPNAISNTISGTGSLTKTGDGRLVLSGASSFSGPVNLQAGVIAASNSACLGNDTGATTITAGATLDVFTSGVGNEPIFLNGEGVDNAGAIVNTAAAAQNQGVRQLTLASDSTIGGSGRWDVRGDGSFIAGNFKLTKVGNNHISVVDSDVSVKDMEVYSGLFSFENGTQVDNSNPGTIVINGGTLGFGNFFAPVVCTKPIVMNGGRISSTWFDDLGSAIIDSPVELSAASTTIHTDSGTILTFTGAVSGTGSLHKDGTGTLSLTGSQSYEGDTTVVEGTLVLAQSGLADGSNVHLSNGTVLNLGFAGTDTVAELHIGGVQYPAGIYGASHASGRFAGSGTLTVTVDPPLSGYQSWEFDNNIGGAGSTVDSDFDGIPNGIEFVIGGDPSGPGSDSNHLLPTATKDATHFEFVFRRSEDSASFGPYVQYGSNLAEWADAVHGEGGVTIAVDEDFPSEGMDRVRVRIPLPVEETSLFARLRVDIP; encoded by the coding sequence ATGAAGACCCGCCCCATCGTTTCCACCGCGATCACCGCCTGCTTGCTCGCCACCGCCGCGCGCGCCGCCATCTATCCCTACGCCGAATACCACCTCGGCGAGGCGGGAAGCCTTGGAAGCAGCAACAAACCGCAGGACGACACCGGCAACGGCCGCCACTTCTCCGACGACATCTCCGGAGGTGACGCTGGTACCGGCAACGCCGCGTTTCATCCGAATGCGACCGGCTCTACCGCCTTCCTCGATACATCCAATCCGGGCAACCAAGGCTGGTACTCCGGGAACATGTATGCCTCGCTGCCGACCGACAACTTCGCCTTCGGTATCTTCGCCCGTGCCGCCGAAAATACCGACGAGACCCGGGCGGATGTCTTCACGCTCGGCAATGAGGCGGGCTCTCACAAGCTCACGCTGGAAGGCAACGGCTGGTCGGCCAGCGCTCACAACGTGAACTGGATCGCCCCGCCCGGAGGCGTGCCCGATTCTTTCCAAGCGAATACCTGGGTCCATCTCGCGCTGGTCCGCAAAAGCGGCGTCACGACCTTTTACGTCAATGGGGTCGCGAATGGCACCTTCAGCGGTGCCGCGGTCCATGCCTCGCCTCACCTCTCGGTCTCGCCCGGCGGGGGTTCGTATTTCGACGGTCATCTCGACGAGGCGCGGATCGTCCATTTCACCTCGGATGAAACCGCGGAGGAAATTATCGCCGCGCTGCAGGGCGGGGTCGTGCCGACCTCCTTCGTAGAACTCGGCCCCAACGCCCGCTTCCGCGCTGCCAACCTTTCGACCGACGAAGCGTCGGAGTTCCGCTTGGGTGGCTTGGTCCAGGACAACGTGGAAATCACGGGGCCCGATGGACTTTCCGTGAGCGCTGGGACCGCTCCCAAGCACATCATCCACATCTCGCAGGAAGGCGAGATCCCCGTGGGTTCCTACCCACTCATCTCCTACACCGGCACGATCGGTGGCCTCGGTTTCGCAGGGCTCGAGCTTGCTCCCCTGCCCGGCCGGATCACCGGAACCCTGGTGAACAACACCGAGGACTCGACCATCGATCTGGTAGTGGACACTTCGGAACCCGGCGACCTCGTCTGGACCGCGACCGGCAGCAATACCTGGAACCAGACAAACTCCAACTGGTTCTTCACCGGCACCAGCACGCCAGCCCAGTTCTTCCCGGGCGACACCGTGCGCTTCGACGAAACCTCCTCTAACAAATCCGTGGTGGTGGGCGCTACCCTCACGCCGTCGACGGTTTACGTCACCGGCCCCGACAACTACAGCTTCAGCGGTGCGGGGATCGGCGGTTCCGCGGGACTCGACATCACCGGCGGCTCGACCGTCACCTTCACGAACGCCAACACCCACAGCGGGCCCATTTACATCGACGGCTCCAACGTCGTGATCGGCAACGGCGGCACCGTGGGCACCTTCGGGACCGGCGCGACTAGCCTGAACGGCAACCTGCTCGTAAACCGCAGCGGCACCATCACGATGCCGAACGCGATCTCGAACACGATCTCCGGCACCGGCTCGCTCACCAAGACCGGAGATGGCCGGCTCGTGCTCAGCGGTGCTAGCAGTTTCTCCGGCCCGGTCAACTTGCAGGCAGGCGTCATCGCGGCGTCAAACTCGGCCTGCCTGGGCAACGACACTGGAGCCACCACCATTACCGCAGGGGCTACGCTTGATGTCTTCACCTCCGGGGTCGGAAACGAACCCATCTTCCTCAATGGGGAGGGCGTGGACAATGCCGGCGCGATCGTCAATACCGCCGCCGCCGCCCAAAACCAAGGCGTCCGCCAGCTCACCCTCGCCAGTGACTCGACCATCGGCGGGAGCGGTCGCTGGGACGTTCGCGGCGACGGATCCTTCATCGCGGGAAACTTCAAGCTGACGAAGGTCGGCAACAACCACATCAGCGTCGTGGATTCGGACGTCTCGGTGAAAGACATGGAGGTCTACTCCGGGCTGTTCTCCTTCGAAAACGGAACCCAAGTGGACAACAGCAACCCGGGAACCATCGTGATCAACGGTGGAACGCTGGGCTTCGGCAATTTCTTCGCCCCCGTGGTCTGCACCAAGCCGATCGTCATGAACGGCGGCCGGATCAGCTCCACATGGTTCGATGACTTGGGCAGCGCCATCATCGACTCGCCTGTCGAACTCTCCGCCGCTTCCACCACCATACATACGGACAGCGGGACCATCCTCACCTTTACCGGCGCGGTGAGCGGCACCGGCTCGCTTCACAAGGACGGCACCGGCACGCTTTCCCTCACGGGGAGTCAATCCTACGAAGGCGACACCACCGTGGTGGAGGGCACGCTGGTGCTCGCCCAAAGCGGCCTCGCCGATGGATCAAACGTCCATCTCAGCAATGGTACCGTCCTCAATCTGGGCTTCGCGGGCACCGACACGGTGGCGGAACTCCACATCGGGGGCGTCCAGTATCCCGCTGGCATTTACGGCGCCAGCCATGCCAGTGGTCGCTTCGCCGGCTCGGGCACCCTCACTGTCACCGTCGATCCACCCCTGTCCGGCTACCAGTCATGGGAATTCGACAACAACATCGGCGGAGCGGGCTCGACGGTCGATTCCGATTTCGACGGCATCCCGAACGGAATCGAATTTGTGATCGGCGGTGACCCGAGCGGTCCGGGGTCCGACTCGAACCACCTGCTTCCGACCGCGACCAAAGACGCCACCCACTTCGAGTTCGTCTTCCGCCGCAGCGAGGACTCGGCCAGCTTCGGTCCCTATGTCCAGTATGGCTCCAATCTCGCTGAGTGGGCGGATGCCGTGCATGGCGAGGGCGGCGTGACCATTGCGGTCGATGAAGACTTCCCTAGTGAAGGGATGGACCGGGTGAGGGTCAGGATTCCGCTCCCTGTGGAAGAGACCTCGCTGTTTGCACGGCTGAGAGTGGACATTCCCTGA
- a CDS encoding DUF1552 domain-containing protein has product MTPRRTFLKSIAATLAVPAFPSLAQTAAKAASPTRMAYIYIPNGVNLDLWRPTGGGKDYAISKTLEPLAELREHFSILRGLDHDKASANGDGAGDHARANATFLTGCQARKTAGADVELGESVDQIAARQVGHLTRLPSLELSTDPARSSGNCDSGYSCAYQFNLSWINDSTPAPAERDPRLVFEKMFGSGNEKEDSRRRAYRKSILDFVMADAKRLQTRLGSTDRGKMDEYLTAVRDVEQRIERAEKFRTEVPEDKRPNGIPETYGEHMRMMFDLMHLAFQTDTTRISTFLLAHDGSNRTFPEIEVHSAHHELSHHRSNPQTLENIGKIDRFYVEQLAYFLKKMRDTPDGDGSLLDHSMIVYGGGIADGNRHNHDDLPVLLAGKGNGSLKPGRVIEAPKGTPMTNLYLSLLDRMGAKAQRIGDSNGVFDKV; this is encoded by the coding sequence ATGACCCCGCGCCGCACGTTCCTGAAAAGCATCGCCGCCACCTTGGCCGTTCCAGCGTTCCCTTCGCTGGCCCAGACGGCAGCAAAAGCAGCATCGCCCACGCGGATGGCCTACATCTACATTCCGAATGGCGTGAACCTGGACTTGTGGCGTCCCACCGGCGGCGGCAAGGATTACGCGATCTCCAAGACGCTCGAGCCGCTCGCAGAACTTCGCGAGCACTTCTCCATCTTGCGCGGACTCGACCACGACAAGGCCTCCGCCAATGGCGACGGCGCCGGCGACCATGCCCGGGCCAACGCCACCTTCCTCACCGGATGCCAAGCGCGTAAAACCGCCGGCGCGGACGTCGAACTCGGCGAATCGGTCGATCAGATTGCCGCCCGCCAGGTCGGCCATCTCACCCGGCTCCCATCGCTGGAACTTTCCACCGATCCCGCGCGCAGTTCCGGCAATTGCGACTCCGGCTACTCCTGCGCCTACCAGTTCAACCTTTCCTGGATCAACGACTCCACCCCGGCCCCGGCGGAGCGCGATCCGCGGCTTGTCTTTGAAAAGATGTTCGGCTCCGGCAACGAGAAGGAAGACTCCCGCCGCCGCGCCTATCGCAAGAGCATCCTCGATTTCGTGATGGCGGATGCCAAGCGCCTTCAAACCCGCCTCGGCTCCACCGACCGCGGCAAGATGGACGAATACCTCACGGCCGTGCGCGATGTGGAGCAGCGGATCGAGCGCGCGGAAAAATTCCGGACCGAGGTGCCGGAAGACAAGCGCCCCAACGGCATCCCGGAAACCTACGGCGAGCACATGCGGATGATGTTCGATCTGATGCATCTCGCCTTCCAGACCGACACCACGCGCATCTCCACCTTCCTGCTCGCGCACGACGGCTCGAACCGGACCTTCCCGGAAATCGAGGTCCACTCCGCCCACCACGAACTGTCCCACCATCGCAGCAATCCACAGACGCTGGAGAACATCGGCAAGATCGACCGCTTCTACGTCGAGCAACTCGCCTATTTCCTGAAGAAGATGCGCGACACTCCGGACGGCGATGGCTCGCTGCTCGACCACTCGATGATCGTCTATGGCGGTGGCATTGCCGACGGCAACCGTCACAACCACGACGACCTGCCAGTGCTGCTTGCCGGGAAAGGCAACGGTTCCCTCAAACCCGGCCGGGTGATCGAGGCGCCGAAGGGCACGCCGATGACCAACCTTTACCTCTCGCTGCTCGACCGCATGGGAGCGAAGGCCCAGCGCATCGGCGACTCGAACGGGGTTTTCGACAAGGTCTGA
- a CDS encoding ATP-binding protein, protein MRLLIARGRLSVWLQAMFLKSAIRALLLASCVHAAPLLPLRVVESTQMNFGHPLSELTDGDVSPDNGLDMDRAQFQEQVIVFATEKPVSAQVFQVMTWHVSKEKGTYPAQLELAVTSDEKPSWGGNWKPLRPSQVLMDSFPRNPLLARSEGDWIYLAGGLDQAVLTLRAPAALTGVTGFRLRLMPVEASHISGQKVIGRSRNGNCVINEFQVQVDPLRSTNLALGRPVKSSGEVYEGLYPHFLTDGFIATFSHPPDWQPARDFYYEVDLGATRPLDYIVLRGRLDGTAPERLGDYELQVLDDDGTGQPGAVRWRARMRQDGSHVPPGGRDVIQAEDGTGTSFSGRFVRVLNPIDAFCRPQVSEFEVYPKLHPRITGFHADGREIGLKEPPPGTQTLGFTLAAGKDDAAPELLAFRWRQSAVNAPWQECGTGEMATISTDEPGIYPIEFQARHTDGRWSRSIQSHLFSVPRAWWRNPVRVGMIACGSLILAAGAAWWLSVRRLHHKLQLAQAARAIEQDRLRIARDMHDDIGARLTHMALLADRIKRVPGHEPSLLTKLAGEARGTVDALDQIVWAVNPRHDTLGSFSDYLCHHATSYLADAGLSCHFESTSARRDSVLPFAIRHPLLMAAKEALQNVVKHAHASRVSIHVGSTGDAVEIDIRDDGKGLSGTDDPSGDGLSNMRGRLAEIGGTCIIGRSPEGGTRVTLTVPPTAEPCTPAPSASWRTTSPSRRSSKPSLTASPTWKFWRLILPPRKP, encoded by the coding sequence ATGCGACTCTTGATCGCCCGGGGAAGACTGTCAGTGTGGCTACAGGCCATGTTCCTGAAATCCGCCATTCGAGCGCTGTTGCTGGCAAGCTGCGTCCATGCGGCGCCGCTGCTGCCGCTGCGCGTGGTGGAGTCCACCCAGATGAATTTCGGCCATCCGCTCTCCGAGCTGACCGATGGCGACGTCAGTCCGGACAACGGCTTGGACATGGACCGGGCGCAGTTCCAGGAGCAGGTGATCGTTTTCGCCACCGAGAAGCCGGTGTCCGCGCAAGTGTTCCAGGTGATGACCTGGCATGTTTCGAAAGAGAAAGGCACCTATCCCGCGCAGTTGGAACTGGCGGTGACGTCCGATGAAAAGCCCTCCTGGGGCGGCAACTGGAAGCCGCTAAGACCGAGCCAGGTGCTCATGGATTCCTTTCCCCGCAATCCCCTGCTGGCCCGCTCCGAGGGCGACTGGATTTACCTCGCGGGCGGGCTCGACCAAGCGGTGCTGACCCTGCGGGCCCCGGCCGCGCTGACCGGCGTGACCGGCTTCCGATTACGCTTGATGCCGGTGGAAGCGAGCCACATCAGCGGACAAAAAGTCATCGGCCGCAGCCGCAACGGAAATTGCGTGATCAACGAATTCCAGGTCCAAGTCGATCCCCTGCGCTCGACCAATCTGGCGCTCGGCCGGCCGGTCAAGTCGTCCGGCGAGGTCTACGAGGGACTCTATCCCCACTTCCTAACAGATGGCTTCATCGCCACCTTTTCGCATCCTCCCGACTGGCAGCCGGCGCGGGATTTCTACTATGAGGTGGACCTCGGTGCGACGCGGCCGCTCGACTACATCGTGCTGCGCGGCCGTCTGGATGGCACCGCTCCCGAGCGACTGGGCGACTATGAGTTGCAGGTGCTGGATGACGACGGCACCGGCCAGCCGGGAGCGGTCCGCTGGCGCGCGCGAATGCGGCAGGATGGGTCGCACGTGCCGCCCGGCGGTCGCGACGTGATCCAAGCGGAGGACGGAACGGGCACGAGCTTTTCGGGACGCTTCGTCCGGGTGCTGAATCCCATCGACGCCTTCTGCCGGCCGCAAGTGAGCGAGTTCGAGGTCTATCCCAAGCTCCATCCGCGCATCACCGGATTCCATGCAGACGGCCGCGAGATCGGACTGAAGGAACCGCCGCCCGGCACGCAGACCCTCGGCTTCACGCTGGCTGCCGGGAAAGACGACGCCGCCCCGGAACTGCTCGCCTTCCGCTGGCGCCAGTCCGCCGTGAATGCCCCGTGGCAAGAATGCGGCACCGGTGAGATGGCCACCATTTCCACCGACGAGCCCGGGATCTATCCCATCGAATTCCAAGCGCGCCACACCGACGGCCGCTGGAGCCGCAGCATCCAATCTCATCTCTTCTCCGTTCCCCGCGCGTGGTGGAGGAATCCGGTCCGCGTTGGAATGATCGCCTGCGGGTCGCTCATTCTGGCTGCGGGTGCCGCATGGTGGCTTTCGGTGCGCCGCCTTCACCACAAGTTGCAGCTCGCCCAAGCAGCACGTGCGATTGAGCAAGACCGGCTGAGGATCGCCCGCGACATGCACGATGACATCGGCGCGCGACTTACCCACATGGCGTTGCTGGCAGACCGTATCAAGCGCGTGCCCGGGCATGAGCCGTCGTTGCTCACGAAGCTCGCCGGCGAGGCCCGCGGCACGGTGGATGCCTTGGACCAGATCGTCTGGGCAGTGAACCCGCGCCACGACACGCTCGGCAGTTTTTCCGACTACCTCTGCCACCACGCCACCAGCTATCTGGCCGATGCCGGGCTGTCCTGCCATTTCGAATCGACCTCCGCGCGCCGGGACTCAGTCCTGCCATTCGCCATCCGGCATCCCTTGCTGATGGCGGCGAAAGAAGCGCTCCAAAACGTGGTGAAGCACGCCCATGCCAGCCGCGTTTCGATCCATGTTGGATCGACCGGCGATGCCGTCGAGATCGACATCCGCGACGATGGCAAGGGGCTCTCTGGAACCGACGACCCTTCTGGCGACGGGCTCTCTAACATGCGGGGCCGGCTTGCCGAAATCGGCGGCACCTGCATCATCGGCCGCTCGCCGGAGGGCGGCACCCGCGTCACTCTAACCGTCCCACCGACCGCAGAACCATGCACCCCTGCACCATCAGCCTCGTGGAGGACAACAAGCCCCTCGCGGAGGAGCTCCAAGCCCTCTTTGACAGCCAGCCCGACATGGAAGTTCTGGCGGCTTATCCTTCCGCCGAGGAAGCCCTGA
- a CDS encoding DUF1592 domain-containing protein has protein sequence MQAAVMAVTAGSSGHAQTTVEARWKSEALPLLETYCYDCHGDGIKKGELALDRFGSIKQMQQNREVWKRIRDHLKHRLMPPLDEDQPTVAEREKLLAWIDDAVFPVDPKHPDPGRVTLRRLNRVEYQNTLRDLLGVEVNIMDLIPPDDSGYGFDNIGDVLTLSPAHLERYLEAARVALDKTVKPGAMPPPETRTNGRDLKGNGQRSEEGHYLFKAGTAETVYRPLRRGKYQVTVKACGTLGGDGPPAMELEIEGKKVHEWKVDAPMDRPKDYAHEIRIEEKEPLSIGVSFTNDFYDENHPDRSRRDRNLMVNSITITGPLDGPPLPKPESHRRIFTERKPGENDRAYALSVLNQFARKAFRRPTRDGEVTRYLELVSLAKDQGVEHGVRLALEAMLVSPSFLYREEPQPEPDNAKKIHLIDEHALATRLSYLFWSSMPDQQLMELANRGELRKNLAGEINRLIADKRSRQFVSNFTGQWLRLRDVPSSQPAKRAFPGFNPRLRDAMRRETEMLFAHVIREDLPMTTLLDADFTFINEDLARHYGIPDVRGGEFRKVELKDSRRRGILGQGSFHLLTSYPLRTSPVLRGKYVLENLLDTAPPPPPPNVPQLEPPSRHGDQRSLREQLEKHREDPSCASCHALMDPIGFGLENFDATGAWRDRDGGKEIDASGELVDGRKFHGVDELRKVLVEDHRSDFHRSVASKLLTYSLGRGLDWYDKPALDKIVADTEAAGGSSRAMLRALIDSVPFQYRRGDS, from the coding sequence CAAGCAAATGCAGCAGAACCGCGAGGTCTGGAAGCGCATCCGCGACCACCTCAAGCACCGGCTGATGCCACCGCTCGATGAGGATCAGCCGACCGTCGCGGAGCGGGAGAAACTGCTCGCCTGGATCGATGACGCGGTGTTTCCGGTCGATCCGAAGCATCCGGATCCCGGCCGGGTGACCTTGCGACGACTGAATCGCGTCGAATATCAGAACACTCTCCGCGATCTGTTAGGCGTCGAAGTGAACATCATGGACCTGATCCCGCCGGATGACTCGGGCTACGGCTTCGACAACATCGGCGACGTGCTCACGCTTTCCCCGGCGCACCTCGAACGCTACCTCGAAGCCGCCCGCGTGGCACTCGACAAGACCGTGAAGCCCGGCGCGATGCCGCCGCCCGAGACGCGGACCAACGGCCGCGATTTGAAGGGCAACGGCCAGCGCTCGGAAGAGGGCCACTACCTTTTCAAAGCCGGGACCGCGGAGACCGTCTACCGGCCACTGCGACGGGGCAAATATCAGGTGACGGTGAAGGCTTGCGGCACACTCGGCGGCGACGGACCGCCGGCCATGGAGCTGGAGATCGAGGGCAAGAAAGTCCACGAGTGGAAGGTCGATGCCCCGATGGACCGGCCAAAAGACTACGCTCACGAAATCCGCATCGAAGAAAAGGAGCCGCTTTCGATCGGAGTCTCGTTCACCAATGACTTCTACGACGAAAATCATCCCGACCGCTCGCGCCGGGATCGCAACCTGATGGTCAACTCGATCACGATCACAGGACCGCTGGATGGCCCACCGCTGCCGAAGCCGGAAAGTCACCGGCGGATCTTCACCGAGCGAAAGCCCGGCGAAAATGACCGGGCCTACGCATTGAGTGTCCTGAACCAGTTCGCGAGAAAGGCCTTCCGCCGTCCGACACGCGACGGCGAGGTGACGCGCTACCTTGAACTCGTCTCGTTGGCAAAGGACCAGGGCGTCGAGCACGGAGTGCGGCTAGCCTTGGAGGCGATGCTGGTTTCGCCGTCCTTCCTCTATCGCGAGGAACCCCAACCCGAGCCTGACAATGCGAAGAAGATCCACCTGATCGATGAGCACGCCCTGGCCACGCGGCTGTCGTATCTCTTCTGGAGCAGCATGCCGGACCAGCAGTTGATGGAGCTGGCGAATCGCGGCGAGCTGCGGAAGAACCTGGCCGGTGAGATCAATCGCTTGATCGCCGACAAGCGCTCGCGGCAATTCGTTTCCAACTTCACCGGCCAATGGCTGCGTCTGCGCGACGTGCCGTCATCGCAGCCTGCCAAGCGCGCCTTCCCTGGCTTCAATCCGCGATTGCGGGATGCGATGCGGCGCGAAACCGAGATGCTCTTCGCCCACGTCATCCGCGAGGACCTCCCGATGACCACACTGCTCGATGCGGACTTCACCTTCATCAACGAGGACCTCGCCCGCCACTACGGCATCCCCGATGTGCGCGGCGGGGAGTTCCGCAAGGTCGAGCTGAAGGACAGCCGCCGCCGCGGTATCCTCGGCCAAGGATCGTTCCATCTCCTGACCTCCTATCCGCTTCGTACTTCACCGGTATTGCGCGGGAAGTACGTGCTGGAAAACCTGCTCGACACCGCCCCTCCCCCGCCCCCGCCGAACGTCCCGCAGCTTGAGCCGCCATCCCGCCATGGCGACCAACGCAGCCTCCGCGAGCAATTGGAGAAGCATCGTGAGGATCCTTCGTGTGCTTCCTGCCATGCCTTGATGGACCCGATCGGCTTCGGGCTGGAGAACTTCGACGCCACCGGCGCGTGGCGCGACCGCGATGGAGGCAAGGAGATCGACGCCTCCGGAGAACTCGTCGACGGCCGGAAATTCCACGGCGTCGATGAACTCCGCAAGGTGCTCGTCGAAGACCACCGTTCGGACTTCCATCGCTCGGTCGCTTCAAAGCTCCTTACCTACTCGCTGGGCCGCGGGCTCGACTGGTACGACAAGCCGGCCCTCGACAAGATCGTCGCCGACACTGAAGCCGCTGGCGGCAGCTCGCGCGCCATGCTCCGCGCTCTGATCGACTCCGTCCCCTTCCAATACCGCCGTGGCGATTCCTAA
- a CDS encoding response regulator transcription factor has product MEDNKPLAEELQALFDSQPDMEVLAAYPSAEEALSALPASPPDILVVDIRLPGMNGVELIAALKPLFKKLPILVLTMYEESDLIFDALKAGASGYLLKRAAGDELCDAIRQIRSGGAPMSPSIARKVVDSFRLPEPLEREESRLSPREQEILTLLANGALYKEIASTLGISLDTVRTHLRRIYEKLHVHTRTEAVVKYLGHRR; this is encoded by the coding sequence GTGGAGGACAACAAGCCCCTCGCGGAGGAGCTCCAAGCCCTCTTTGACAGCCAGCCCGACATGGAAGTTCTGGCGGCTTATCCTTCCGCCGAGGAAGCCCTGAGCGCCCTGCCGGCCAGTCCGCCTGACATCCTGGTGGTGGACATCCGGCTGCCCGGCATGAACGGCGTGGAGCTGATTGCGGCGCTCAAGCCACTTTTCAAGAAGCTGCCGATCCTGGTGCTGACCATGTATGAGGAAAGCGACCTGATCTTCGACGCGCTGAAGGCCGGTGCCTCCGGCTACCTGCTGAAACGCGCGGCAGGCGATGAACTCTGCGACGCCATCCGGCAGATCCGCAGTGGCGGCGCGCCCATGTCCCCGAGCATCGCGAGGAAGGTGGTGGACTCTTTCCGCTTGCCGGAACCTCTCGAGCGGGAGGAATCCCGGCTTTCGCCGCGCGAGCAGGAGATCCTGACCCTGCTGGCGAATGGCGCTCTCTACAAGGAGATCGCCAGCACGCTTGGCATCAGCCTGGATACGGTGCGCACCCACCTCCGCCGGATTTATGAGAAGCTCCACGTCCACACCCGGACGGAAGCGGTGGTGAAGTACTTGGGGCATCGCCGTTAG